The nucleotide window TTACATATTAATATCAGCCCTATATTCGTAATATTATCTTATTGGGCTGCAAACTAGCTGACAAGCATAATCATCAAATAGTCTTGAAGTCATAAGCTAATACTGATCACACATCATTGTTACATTGCACATGCACATTTGTAATAACATCCAATATTCAGAATCACATGCCAATACTTTATACGTAGCCGAGAGGGATCAAATCATATTAAGTTTGTTAATTACATCACACAAACTATATTTCAGTTTCCCAATAGTATAATATCCCATAACTATATCATACAATTTTAATAACCCATCAATATTCACATATATTCAGATCTCATGAAATTCACATATAGTTCCTAGGATCATGCTCCAATCTAAACACCTCAATACATGTTCACATATAATCAAAACAAGTTAAACAGACATGAGATACTACTAACCGGTGCTAGTGATCATGACTGAGGGAGGGTGGGTTCTATTGCCGTATGTAGAAGATGAAGGAAAGTAGGGTTTTATGTTTTGAGTTTTGTGATAATTAGAATATATTACGCGTACATAAAAGATAATAGTTTGGGGCGGTTAATCCCCTTTGGCCGAACCTAATGGGCTCAAGCCCACCTAATTGGGCTGCCATAATAACGTGCAAGATTGTTAACTTATGGGTCGATGGTGGCAGCGGTTTGGGCTTCTAATCCCATCGGGTTTTCTTTGGCTTCACGGGTTTGGGTTGCGGCTCATTAGATTAATAgtccaaacaaaaaaaaacaagagTGAGGCCCAATAAGCAACATATAAATTTCTAACAATGTTATCACAATCGTTAAACGGAATCATACAAGTACGGAGCATGAAACACTTCAAAGAGGAATATCAAGGAGTTAGGATCACGTTACTAACCttgaaaggtcgagttgtcacagcccgctcctccacacttgggctcGCATcaaatagctcgtgcaccgtatcgcttagctccatcagaattggaagaactatctacgcaactacaagaactcgcggataagggtttcataCGGCCTAGCtcttcaccctggggagctccagttttgtttgtgaggaagaaagacggtaccttcagaatgtgtattgactatcgcgagctcaacaagccAACAAGGTAACCATGAAGAATagttaccctctcccgcgtattgatgacttgttcgacaaactgcaagggtcgagcttctactcaaagattgatctgagattgggatatcaccagctgagagtccgagatgaggacgtctccaaaacaacaattagaactcgttatgggcactacgagtttttggtcatgccttTCGGGCTGAAAAACGCAccggcggtcttcatggatcttatgaatagagtgtgcaagccttacttggataagtttgttattgttttcatcgacgacatcctgatctattctaagagtcaggaggaacacgagcagcatctacgacttattttggaactccttcgagcAGAGCAGCtttgccaagttttcgaaatgcgacttctggcttcgcgaagtccatttcctaggccatgtggtaaacaaggatgggattcatgttgatccatccaaggtagactcgatcaagaactggcctgcaccccggaaaccaacagaaatccgccaattcttgggtttggcaggctactacagaaggtttatccAGGATTTCTCCAAgtttgcgcaacctctcacttcactaactcagaagggtgtcacctatcgttggggtgatgtaCAGGAAACTgcgtttcagcacttaaaggatagactttgtagcgcacctattctctaatttcctgaaggcacagatgattttgtggtttattgcgacacGTCAATCCAAGGactgggttgtgtgttgatgcaacgagataaagtcattgcttattcgtcacgccaacttaagattcacgaaaggaattaccctacgcacgacttggaattaggagaagtggtttttgctcttaagatatggagacattacctgtacggtaccaagtgcaccatttacatcgatcacaggagtctcaagcatatcttcaagcaaaaggagttaaacatgcgacaacgtcgatgggtcgagctcttgaatgattacgaatgcgcgatcaagtaccatccaggcaaagccaatgttgtggctgacgctctcagtcgaaaggatactacacctaagcgcgtgcgagcgttacaacttaccatccaatctagtcttcctactcagatacgagatgctcaggttgaagcattgaaagcagagaacatcagggctgagtccttacgaggatcaaggaaacggttagaacaaaaggaagacggagcttactacgtaacagggcgtatatgggtcccactctatggaaacttacgcgaacttgtgatggatgaagcgcataagtctcgttactcagtacatcctggttcggataagatgtaccacgacttaaagactacgtattggtggcctagcatgaaggccaaCATAGCAACTTAATttagtaaatgtttgacttgtgcgagagtcaaaacCGAGTACCaaaaaccatcaggcctactccaacaaccagagatcccgacatggaaatgggagcaaattttcTACCTTGGCCgctttcgaggcacggagtgccaacctctattatttccaatcgtgatgcacgttttacttctgagttgtggcaagctatgcacaaatcctttggctcacgtttagacatgagcaccgcttatcatccgcagacggatgggcagtctgagcgcaccatccaaacccttgaagacattcttagggcatgtgtaatcgactttggtaacggctgggaaaagcatctcccgttagtggagttttcatataataacagttaccacaacAGTATCCAGGCCACTCCGTTTGAAGAATTGTGCGGACGTATATGCCGATCACcactttgctgggcggaagttggcgacagccaaatcactggcccagaacatGTAGTAGACACAATagaaaagattgctcagatacggcaacgaatggcggcagctcgtgaccgtcagaatagctacgctgataagcgcaggaaaccactcgagttccaggttggggatcgagtgctacgcaaagtttcaccttggaaaggtgtggtttgctttggcaaacgaggcaaacttaacccacgatacgttggacctttcgaaatcatggagaaaataggcaaagtggactacaaactaaacctacccgCAGAAcgcagtggagttcacaacgtatttcatgtgtcgaatctgaagaagtgtctgtcagatgagaccctcatagttcctttgaaggagctcactatcgacgatcagctgcgattcggcgaggaaccagtagagattactgaccgagacgttaaggttctcaagcgCACTAAAattcctcttgttcgagttcgttgaaactcccgtcgtggcccagagtttacctgggaatgagaagaccTTATAAAACAAAAGAATCCACAAATGTTTGAGAaaaatacaaccactactgaggctgaagctactgcggaatttcgggacgaaattccaaaccaacgggggaaggatgtgacaccccaggaaaaccaggaaaccacgcaacttaactagcttcctcagtgagtacgtgctaaattttgggatgaaatttctttcaacttggggataatgtagcaactcgtatttcaaacatttcgttgtgtcttgatgtaaccGGTGTgaacgttatgtgattatgtgacgCGTTGATTGAATGTTATGGTTATTATGTTATGTGGTTATATgtatagtatgtatatatgttatgtgGTCTCACAACACTAATGCAATCGCACAAGCTCTTTTGGGTCGCACAACTCGATAGTACATCTCTTACTCTTGGCCTAGCATGTGTTCCGAATTCATGACCCAAAGGGGAGCCAAGTATGGGCCGGCCCCTATGACTTTCGCATAACACACTTAGGAGGATTGGTATAATCCCTATAAATCTCAAAACAATTAACACACACTAaaacaaaaccctagttctctctCTCTAAGCCGACGGCAAACATCCCCTTCTCTCGAAGCCTTCTTGTTCGGATCATCCTTGTTTTACCtcctaatcggttagtgttttgtgaTTATTGTTTTGTTAGATAGTGTTGTGATCTATATGTTATACACGGTGATTTAGAGATGATGTGTGTTTGATTGTAATGTAAATCGATGAGGGTTGATGTTCATGAAAATTGGTTCATGTGTGTAGTATACTTAGATCATGGTAGGATTGATAATTGTATGATGCTAAAGATGATGGAGAACCAAATGTATGTATATCAGTTGTGATGTGTTTATGTTTAGACGATTTGTTGTGTTGTCATgataggatgcatgctagtaatcaAAGAACATGAACCGTATTAATATAGCTTATTGTTATGAATCGTTGTTATGCCCTgaacatgattagggttcatagaaATTAATGGATGAAAACCTTGATTTGATCGAATAAAGGCTTGGATAGAAACTGTGATTTTGTTGATTGATTGTTTGCAACTATGGAAACCGATAAGTTAGAGAATCGAATTGCATGATTGTAGGAATAATGTAATTGATCGCACAAGGCTGGTCGCACGACCGCATAAGATGTTAGGGTACAATAGTTTAAAGCTTACAGTACAACTAAGCTATGCACGACCGCATAAGATGAAGTGCATCGCACAAGCTGGGTACAATCACATAAAGCATAGTATACAACTATGaaatgcatgatcgcacaagacctgtggatcgcacaagacagtgccgatcccacaagtcttgggccacacacacaactgtttgaattttggtgtgatgttgggccttaaagcccaaacCTCAGTCGCGCAAGACAACTGTAATCGTACAAGTTAATCCGGGTCGCACAAGGATTAATGGACCGCACAAGTTGATTTCTGTTAATTGTTTGGGCCGTGTACTTGTTGGGTTACTTATGACATTGGGCCGGGTTGGTTTCCAATCGCACAACCTGTTGTGAGTCGCACAAGGTTGTGCTAgacgcacaacaggttgggccgaTTGTTATTGGGCTTCACtctttggatcgcacaagatggttggatctgcaCAACCATAACAGCCCACTCATCTATGTCGCATAAGTTAAACATTATGTGGACTTGACTGTTTTACATGATTTACGTGTTTGCCATTGTTATTACGTGTGTAACATGTTAGTGCTATGTAAACCTATGTGCACTACTTGatcctagacctgacttgtatggtaaccatgttaggacgtggttgaccatatATAGCTCGAGTGACCATTTtgttatctgccgagcaaaccaaggtgagttcacacactttctaaggcatgggattcccggtggttgggaatgggttaaagaattaaaacggaacctacatatcctccttgggtaggatatgtaccgccatcctccatgggtagaatgccaatattaatcctgcgtattctccttgagTAGAATACGTATGTTCGTCCTCCTTgcgtaggacaacaaccttaaacttactagacaaaactctatcataagtccctcattttatatcaacttaatcgacgggccaatggcgagcgggtcattagttaataccgctattagggttgacaagcctcacaccgtgccggtaggacgggcgtgtactaatggatttgggcacttagtcaatgatgatagacattgacgtagggcacaacttacctTCGTCAGTtatcgatatggtaacggtctagtggttcacatggggaagcccccactggttatggtttgggaatgAAGGaattggttaatcatatttttaactatggggtaacccccacggcaagtcaGCCAGCTAAAGGAAAACAATGTActtgaaacaacttaaaacgaacacccaactgtgaactcgctcaactttgttgttgactcgttgttacatgccttgcaggtcgttaggtgcttctggagcttgcacagggaggagtgatcgttgtgggacatggactgttgagttccatgttaaacacttaaactttatgaacttattacttacgtttgggttttacattttatGTTTCCGCTGTTGACTTAAAGTTGGTCACTTtcttttggacaccaattatattgtggttggttttatttacttaattatgttgttcaatatgattggtggcttcatcctggtcagtcacgcctccaggtGGTGATACCCCGcttgtggatttttgggggtgtgacagtaaataACATCAACTTTATTACTTGGGCATGCTTCATTAAGGATAAAAGAGTCTTTTTACTACTCTAATACATAACGCCACACTACTtcattttttccctttttaaaccTACATTTCCTTAATCATTTAATTTATGTTTACTCTTACCTTTTAAGCTAATTGTTTGTGTGGAATCTCGACTGATAGGGGGAGAACTAAGAACATATATACTTTGATAATTACTATATGTGATAACGTTTAAATTTAAAACCTATCACTATATGTAGGAGGTTTATGATTATTTActcttttatattattttagttTAGGGCATGATAAAAGGTATTTAATACGATTATAAGATTAATTAGATCAGATGTGGAGAGAAGGAACGAGTCTGCTAAAttacatttttaaaaataattataatgtAACTTTTTGGGATTGGCGAATATATATACATTACGAAGTATTTTTTAGAAAAACTGAACGGCCGCAACGTGCGGGTAAACTCGCAAGTACCATAAAGACATAAACTTTTATTACTGATATCATGTGATACTGATGTTTATAATGTGCGTCCGCCCATAGCATAAAGTAGTCTCTTACTTTCATGTAAAGTTTCTAGCCCTCTCTCTGTATGACTCTATATATGTCTCTCAATATGCATGCATCTCTCTCACATacacattctctctctctctttctctctctctctctatatatatatataagaattaACTTTCATTTCAGTCCGTATTATGGTCAATTAGCCAAGACTTAACAGAAAAACAAACCAAGTTAACCATTTGGATGAAAAGCGTTAAGAAATGCAAATATCAGGGTTGGATTTattataaattagatttttggaCTGGAATCGTTAAAATAGACAAACCTCGGGGATGAAAACTAAAATTTactctattatatatatatatatatatatatatataaatatatatatatatatatatatatatatatatatatatatatatatatatatataggggggctgctagaatgagaatcaccccgagttgtaagaaccgcgagaaccacaccatccgggtcgccgtttaccatgattttttttacaattagatgtgtgtattataaacacatccgtaaaaaaaaaaaatttaaacgccgcgcccgagggggtagttttttacaccacaagtttggtgtttttatttttttttcttgttttctttttttttaacaccaaacttgtgatgtaaaaaactacaccctcgggcgcggcgtttaaaatttttttttacgaatgtttttataatacacacatctagttgtaaaaaaaaatcatggtaaacggcgacccggatggtgtggttctcgcggttcttacaactcggggtggttctcattctagcggccccctatatatatatatatgtatatatatatatatatatatatgtatatatatatatatatatatatagggagaggataaTGAGAAAACTACacataaatgagaaaactaactaaaaaaacctaaaaaaaaagctaaaaaaacataacataccaaattttatatatatatatatatatatatatatatatatatatatatatatatatatatatatatatagggagaggataatgagaaaactacatataaatgagaaaactagaaaactaactaaaaaaacctaaaaaaaagctaaaaaacataccaaattttcttttttttaacaattttttataaaaaaaattgctagtttttatatatagaaaaatttcaaaaaaaaattgttttattgcatatgtgcattatatgtgtactacacatgtgcactatatccgtaatagtgcacatgtgcaatacaacaaaaaaaatcttttttttattttttttttttgaaaattttttttcatgtataaaaacctgcgatttttttttaaaataaaaaaaattggtatgttttttaggcttttttagttagttttttggttttctcatttaaactagttttctcatgatccatcccctatatatatatatatatatagggtaaggatagtgtaaaaagggcctaaagtgtgagaagtgtaagaagtgtattataacactatatataatactatataacaccatataaacaccgtataacaatatgtaacaccatataatactatataacaccatgtaacactatatatcattatataacaaatataacactatacatctatcatagacatgctatcagacaacctatagtgttatatttgttatataatgatatatagtgttacatagtgttatatggtattatatggtgttacatattgttatacggtgtttatatggtgttatatagtattatatatagtgttataatacacttctcacacttcttacactttgagcactttttacaggatcctctacctatatatatctatactactttataaagcaTATCCGAAGGATAAGATTGGAAAAAAAATGTACTTAAAACATActcaatgcacaatgtacaagacTTAAAACACCAAGAAACACAAAACTTTTACCCTTCACCTGCATCCATCATCAGCCGTCCATTTTCTTTCAATTATTCACACGGATCGTGATCTGACGGATGATTTTGTTTTCACACGGATCCACCTTTCCCCTTCCTTCTCTCTCATCGCTTCCACAACTCACACATCTCACAGAACCATCagacccctctctctctctctctctctctctctctctctctctcggcgaCTCAAGAAAACCATGGCAGATCTATCACCAGACCCGTTTCATGAGCAGATCTGTGAGGATTCAAACCGCCTATCCCCTCCTTGTTACGCTGCCTCAATCGAGGCTTGTCCTTCATTCCAGGTATCATACTTCTCCATTTGAATCGACAACTTTTAGTTTTTTTCTCAAGAACTCAAAACTACCCATGATTTGTCTTTTATTCAGAAATCGTCAACCTAAAATCAAAGCTTTGATCTTGATTTTGTTTTTAGGGCTTTGCTGATGTAAGCAACCATTGAGTCAAGATCAATCGGTGATGAGTGTACCAGCAAGATCAGATGTCGTTGTGAAATCCGTCGAAGATTAGCACTCAGCGACTACAGCTCTAAATTAGATCGAAATAACATGGGACCACGAAGGTAACCTTTAAACCCTAAAATGTCTTACCAGAGAGGCTCGATTCCCTTTCATTGCTCGTCTAATTTGAAGAAGGTCCCATTTGCTACTGCTCATTTTTCTGAAATTTTGGTTCAGATCTGATGCTTTTATGCTTCAGGTTTCTTTTAAGTTTCATGATTTTTGTATAAATTCATGTTGTATTTTCGAGTTTTTATAAATTATTAAAGCAACTACTGGATCAAGAAAAAAAATCAACAGAGAGTTTTATTTGTAGCTTTAATTTTCAGTTTCTATCAATTTTGTTATGCAAATGTGTTGTTAAATAGCTTGTCATGATTTGCAATGAGTGACTTGACTGCGATGGATGTAAATGTCTCTTTAAGTTTAATGTTAACCATTTAAATGTTGACCTGTTTGTCATTATGTAACGGGTTGAAAAACATAATAAGATTTTAATGCTAAATCTTCTCTTTCATGACTGCTATGTGTGTTTTGTATTTAATTTGGAACAGATCAAGTGAGTTCCATCCAGAGGTCCCAAGAGTGAGACGTGACGGTTCTTATGTATACGAGTAGTTTATGCCAACTGGAGGAACAGATGTTAAGGTTATCTAAATTCTTGATTGAATACCTTTTCATGTTTTTTTCTTGAAATATggatattatttttattattatgcaACCCTGAGGACTTAGGTATCATTTCAGTTGTCTTCTTGGTAGTCAATTAGCTGTTATGCATATGTGTAAAATCTTGCTCACTGTTTACTGCTTATGCTGTAGGTGTATACAGTTGGTGCAGAGTATGCACACGCTAAGGCAAGAAAATCTCCTGTTGTTGACAGTGTAGTGATGCGAAATCCAGATGGCAAAGAAGTAAGTGATATAtcacaagtcctacccgcgctAGGCTACCACCAGGCGCTATAAGCTCGCCTCGCTGCGCTCGAGCGCCTAGGTGCGCGCcttttgcgcttttgacaactATGGTAAAATGTAGTTCTCTTGCTAAATATTGTTTCTTGTTTGATTCTCTTTGTTATTTGAATTGAATGTTTTTGTCGTTTGTGATTTTAACGCTGCTGAATCTTTTAAAGGTTGGATGGATGCTGGTGCCGCATTCGCACCTGGAGGGGGATGATGGAATACTGCAGGCCCGTCTACTGAAAGGTTATATGGTTGCTTATGTGTATTTGgttttgtttttgaatttttagatATGATTATATGTTAATACATTAAACGTTATGTTAAGATCTAAGAATCTGACTCAAACGAACTATTCaattatataaacaaaacaaCCCAATTCGAGAAGGGCGATCTCCAGCTACAAGTTTAAGAACcctaattttatataataacactGAAGAAATAAAACCTAACACATCAATAGTTAACTACGAGAAATAGCAGGTTCAGTTCCACCCACTACAAAATTGTAATGGATTATAATCAATTAATCATGGTTTGCATATAGGGCTGAAACTATTTTTAGTTTGAATGCACTTGCTGGCATGACAATACAAGCCGATGGTTCAGCAGTAGGACCTTGGGATCCTGCAAATGCTGAATCTTTTATACGCTACACGGTTAAAAAGAATTACGCCATGTACGCTTGGGACCTCGGTAAGTTTATTCGcctaacgggtcaaaatcgacACGTTGCAAATTCAAGAATTTTACATATTTAGCGAATATGATGTTAACTAAAGGTTGCAAAATTGTCAAAATGGTTCACTTAACGGGTCAAAAGGGTCAGGCACGGTTGACCCCAAACAATTGTATAAATAAATATGTTTTTTagcccatggcattatagcctagagGCATTTTaagggtgggataaggcttaggAACCATGAAGTCCTGGGTTCaattcccacaagggggtttttcccatattcATTGGGTTTCCTCCGGAATAATTTGCGGTTCAAAAAAAAAACTGTATAAATAAATATGGTGTCAATATGATATTTTTTAATTTCAATAATAAATCCAAAAGTTTGAACAAAATGATTTGGGAGATTTTATTATTTGTAAATTACAAATTGAACCCAACTATTTAAACCTTTTTAATAAGTTGAAAAGAGTTATGGGACTAAAGCACTACAAAAAGATGTTGGATTTAGATCGCCAATGATGAAAGTTACATGTTTCTTTCATTGTTAGCCTTTAATAGTACACCTTGCATGACTTTTGACTCATGCATTCTGTTATTGTACATGTTTGACCCgttataaataaaacataaccCGAATCGACCCACTTGtaactaaatgggtcaaaataaacaGGTCtgatttttatcattttttatctTGTAGGGACTGAGTTAAGCGGAAGTGGAGTTGGAACAAGAGTAACTGCATCTCAGTATGCTTCCGAACACAATCGCCCTAAAAACATAGTTCAAAAAAGCTATGAGGGTGTCGAGTCTAACCTCTTATAATCGCACCCGGAGGCTTCTTTGATGCTGACTGGTTCAAGGAGTTTGTAGCAGATGGTGACTGTGGGAGATTACAGGGTTTCAGTGACCCAAAATCCGACACAATCAGTGGTATTCAAGCAATACAGAAGTAGAACCTAGCTCTGGCGAGGGAAACAGATGCAATATTTGTTCAGATCATAGACAACTTCACCTCAGGTATGATTCCAATAACCCAAAGGGTTTCGATCAGAATTTAAATTCATGTGGATTGCTGATTGCTGATTGCAAGCTACGTTATGTTTGCAAATTGCAAGCTACGGAACAGCATGCCCAGCTTTGAGATGGTATGGTTAATTTCTCTTCTGTTGTTTATCTTTAATTTGATTCATAACCTGGTAAGATTTAATGTTGGTTTTCTAAACTACATTTTGGTAAGTTTGTACTTAAacaaatacatttttttttttttttgttggcaGAACTTGAAAAGAATGAGTTAAGACAATGACAAAACAAAGCTCACGGGCAAGTTTGagtttttaagcatttttttGGCTTTAGATATTTTTATATACAGAAGGattaattttagttgtttttgcTCTGAATGCAATGTTTTGAAGTGATTTTTCAAGTATATGTTTCTTGTTTCAGGAAGTAGCGAAAGCAAATGGATCTACAATTGTTCTTTCTGCGCCAGCATCAGGAGTCTCAAACTCAACATGGCAAACGCAAATGCAAATGCAAACAAATGAGGAGAAGCCAGGGTGTGACTCTCCCAATTCCAGTTTCTTAGAATACAGCCGCAGGAGCAGCAGCATCATCAGGATTCTACACTAATAATCATATTGGTTAAAACCAAAACTCACTGCCATTTGTCATTTTCtacttttgttttgtttgtttaaactACAATACAAAATAAACTGGATATTGTTCTTTGGAACTTGCTTTCTAAGTTGTATGAAAAAGTATACCATTTAGTAGTTGTCATGTAACAATATTGTTGATACTTGATACTCATCTCCATGCATTGGCTGTTGAATAAATAACGTATCTGTGGTTAGTTGGTCAACCCGTTTGTTGATCTGCCCCCACCACCTATTGTAGCATGACTGATACTGGCGGTACTTTGATTCCCCAACAATGGTGAACGCTAACGAGTGTTCG belongs to Helianthus annuus cultivar XRQ/B chromosome 5, HanXRQr2.0-SUNRISE, whole genome shotgun sequence and includes:
- the LOC110940103 gene encoding uncharacterized protein LOC110940103, yielding MPTGGTDVKVYTVGAEYAHAKARKSPVVDSVVMRNPDGKEVGWMLVPHSHLEGDDGILQARLLKGTELSGSGVGTRVTASQYASEHNRPKNIVQKSYEGVESNLL